One window of Pseudomonadota bacterium genomic DNA carries:
- a CDS encoding ABC transporter ATP-binding protein, protein MIHFSNVTKSFGGRALYAGASFQANPGEKIGLVGPNGAGKSTVFRIITGQEGIEDGHVSVPTKIRIGYFSQDVGEMSGRSALQEVLDGAGPISRLAAEIAELEAKLSEPLDDDEMQRVLDRYGDVRHDFETAGGYEVETQAEAILTGLGIPKEDQNHAVETFSGGWKMRIAMARILVQNPDVLLMDEPTNHLDLESIIWLEDWVRRYEGTLILTSHDREFMNRVVTKIIEVNYATITTFGGNYDFYERERNIRNEQQASAHKRQQDMLAKEENFIARFAARASHASQVQSRVKKLEKIERIELPEEQRTVRFEFPKPPRSGEDVVKLNGVGKVWPRPDGSDKRVLSDVNAMVKRLDKVAVVGVNGAGKSTLLKMIAQATEPTDGSAALGSSVNMGYFSQNALDRLDPSKTVFEQVYEAMPSATVGQVRALLGCFLFSGDDVHKKISVLSGGEKSRVVLAMILSSPVNLLVLDEPTNHLDMGSREVLLDALCEFEGTILLVSHDRHFLKQVSNRVFKIGDGGLRAFEGSYAEFVTSEQGDARAR, encoded by the coding sequence ATGATCCACTTCTCCAACGTCACCAAGTCGTTCGGCGGACGCGCGCTGTATGCCGGCGCCTCGTTCCAGGCCAACCCGGGGGAGAAGATCGGTCTCGTCGGGCCGAACGGCGCCGGCAAGTCGACGGTGTTTCGCATCATCACGGGTCAGGAGGGCATCGAAGACGGGCACGTGTCGGTGCCGACGAAGATCCGCATCGGGTACTTCTCGCAGGATGTGGGCGAGATGAGCGGTCGCTCGGCGCTGCAAGAGGTGCTCGACGGGGCCGGTCCCATCAGCCGCCTGGCGGCCGAGATCGCCGAGCTCGAGGCGAAGCTCTCCGAGCCGCTCGACGACGACGAGATGCAGCGCGTGCTCGACCGCTACGGCGACGTGCGCCATGACTTCGAGACGGCGGGAGGTTACGAGGTCGAGACCCAGGCCGAGGCCATCCTGACGGGGCTGGGCATTCCGAAAGAAGATCAGAACCACGCCGTCGAGACCTTCAGCGGCGGGTGGAAGATGCGCATCGCCATGGCGCGCATATTGGTGCAGAACCCGGACGTGCTGCTCATGGACGAGCCCACCAACCACCTCGATCTCGAGTCTATCATCTGGCTCGAGGACTGGGTGCGCCGCTACGAGGGCACCCTCATCCTCACAAGCCACGACCGCGAGTTCATGAACCGCGTGGTGACCAAGATCATCGAGGTGAACTACGCCACCATCACCACCTTCGGTGGCAACTACGACTTCTACGAGCGCGAGCGCAACATCCGCAACGAGCAGCAGGCCTCTGCGCACAAGCGCCAGCAAGACATGCTCGCCAAGGAGGAGAACTTCATCGCCCGCTTCGCCGCTCGCGCGTCGCACGCGTCGCAGGTGCAGTCGCGGGTGAAGAAGCTCGAGAAGATCGAGCGCATCGAGCTTCCGGAAGAGCAGCGCACCGTGCGCTTCGAGTTCCCCAAGCCTCCCCGAAGCGGTGAAGACGTGGTGAAGCTCAATGGCGTTGGCAAGGTGTGGCCGCGCCCCGACGGCTCCGACAAGCGCGTGCTCAGCGACGTGAACGCCATGGTGAAGCGCCTCGACAAGGTGGCGGTGGTGGGGGTGAACGGCGCGGGCAAGTCGACGCTGCTCAAGATGATCGCCCAGGCCACCGAGCCCACCGATGGCAGCGCGGCGCTGGGGTCGAGCGTGAACATGGGCTACTTCAGCCAGAACGCCCTCGATCGCCTCGATCCGAGCAAGACGGTCTTCGAGCAGGTATACGAGGCCATGCCCTCCGCCACCGTGGGCCAGGTGCGCGCGCTGCTGGGGTGCTTCCTGTTCAGCGGCGACGACGTGCACAAGAAGATCTCGGTGCTCTCCGGCGGCGAGAAGAGCCGCGTGGTGCTGGCCATGATCCTCTCGAGCCCGGTGAACCTGCTGGTGCTCGACGAACCCACGAACCACCTCGACATGGGCTCGCGCGAGGTGCTGCTCGACGCCCTCTGCGAGTTCGAGGGCACCATTCTGCTGGTGAGCCACGATCGCCACTTCCTCAAGCAGGTCTCGAACCGCGTCTTCAAGATCGGCGACGGTGGCCTGCGCGCCTTCGAGGGCTCATACGCCGAGTTCGTTACTTCTGAACAGGGCGACGCGCGGGCGCGCTGA
- a CDS encoding class I SAM-dependent methyltransferase, with protein sequence MQPTNDLLQENLGRVYSAVSPGELERAYDVWAATYDHDMTEDLGWGGPEEAAKVLAERVSIAAPVLDFGAGTGLVGQSLHARGFTRVSAADLSREMLARAEARGVYASLHQVRADALLPFGDDQFEGLVSVGVLTQAHAAPDCMREWVRVVRPGGVVVFTLRPDLAEELGYAPMARALEQEGRWGKEHESADLEGFRRLQSKPYHVLTYRVR encoded by the coding sequence ATGCAACCCACCAACGATCTGCTGCAAGAGAACCTGGGGCGCGTGTACAGCGCGGTCTCTCCAGGAGAGCTCGAGCGGGCCTACGACGTCTGGGCCGCCACCTATGACCACGACATGACCGAGGATCTGGGCTGGGGCGGTCCGGAGGAGGCGGCGAAGGTTCTTGCCGAGCGCGTCTCGATCGCGGCGCCGGTGCTCGACTTCGGCGCCGGCACCGGACTCGTGGGCCAGTCGCTGCACGCGCGGGGATTCACCCGCGTGTCCGCCGCCGACCTGTCACGCGAGATGTTGGCCCGCGCGGAGGCTCGCGGGGTGTACGCATCGCTCCATCAGGTGCGGGCCGATGCGCTGCTACCGTTCGGCGACGACCAGTTCGAGGGGCTCGTCTCGGTCGGGGTGCTGACCCAGGCGCACGCCGCGCCGGATTGCATGCGCGAGTGGGTGCGGGTGGTTCGTCCGGGGGGCGTTGTGGTGTTCACGCTGCGGCCCGACCTGGCCGAGGAGCTGGGATATGCACCCATGGCGCGCGCGCTCGAGCAAGAGGGGCGCTGGGGTAAGGAGCACGAGAGCGCTGACCTCGAGGGCTTCCGACGGCTGCAGTCAAAGCCATATCACGTGCTGACCTATCGCGTGCGCTGA